From the genome of Varibaculum prostatecancerukia, one region includes:
- a CDS encoding DUF721 domain-containing protein: protein MSEQPEETPTYTQRVLRAAQEHAFSKGLIRMSAGELRRYRGRRNWDGLAATASKDTDSLESEEISLGKIKGINDSYARDRVPGLAQLQPSPGLAGGGHGGRWSRREPRRLSAVWEKYVHNFGFGQMLDVGKLKANWEQIVGSQVAQHAQIESIKDGDVVVRCDSTRWASELRNLIPQLMGLIEDHAGSVVIKRLIVLGPQAPSWKHGPRSVKGRGPRDTYG from the coding sequence ATGAGCGAGCAGCCAGAGGAAACTCCTACCTACACTCAGCGGGTGCTGCGCGCCGCCCAAGAACACGCCTTTTCTAAAGGGCTAATCAGAATGTCGGCTGGCGAGCTGCGACGTTATCGGGGACGACGCAACTGGGACGGGCTAGCTGCCACCGCTTCTAAAGACACTGACTCCCTAGAGTCCGAGGAAATCTCGCTGGGGAAGATTAAGGGAATAAATGATAGCTACGCCCGCGATCGAGTTCCCGGATTAGCACAGTTACAGCCCTCTCCGGGACTGGCAGGTGGAGGCCACGGCGGCAGATGGTCACGGAGGGAACCACGCAGGTTAAGCGCGGTTTGGGAAAAATATGTACATAACTTTGGCTTCGGGCAAATGCTGGATGTGGGCAAACTGAAAGCCAATTGGGAACAAATAGTTGGTAGCCAGGTGGCTCAACACGCGCAAATCGAATCAATCAAAGATGGGGATGTGGTGGTGCGCTGCGACTCTACCCGTTGGGCAAGCGAGCTGCGTAATCTGATTCCGCAGTTAATGGGATTAATTGAGGATCATGCCGGTTCTGTGGTGATAAAAAGGTTGATTGTGCTGGGCCCGCAGGCACCCTCCTGGAAACATGGACCACGTTCGGTTAAAGGGCGCGGTCCCCGCGATACCTATGGTTAA
- the recF gene encoding DNA replication/repair protein RecF (All proteins in this family for which functions are known are DNA-binding proteins that assist the filamentation of RecA onto DNA for the initiation of recombination or recombinational repair.) yields the protein MYISDIALDDYRSFHHCVVHLSPGVNILVGPNGQGKTNFVEAIGYLTNFHSHRSSADSALVRFAPQSAALAAREGTALAGSETEGEQADSSSESTAPGAAVIRVKAHSQDHEMQVDLEIGSGRANRARLARSPVPLKQVRGLIATTLFAPEDLDILQGDPAARRRFLDDLLVQLWPVEAGTISQHQKILRQRGALLKQAAKKKRRGADLSLELSTLDVWNNQLAQVGARLIAGRVRALQALTPHAVQAYLLVLGEEHLANSSQTLGLSYVPSFAAPADLADPQAVEAALRETFAARREEELIRGVNLAGAHRDDLAVMLDALPVKGFASHGETWSAALALRLGQFELLRQVGETPILILDDVFAELDPSRRSALLDFMNRADQVLITATSRKDLPPEIEAHFFEVLRAAQGTTVTPMTVSGEVSGEALREDNRQDPS from the coding sequence ATTTTGTGGAGGCAATCGGGTATTTAACGAACTTCCACTCCCATCGCTCCAGTGCAGACAGCGCGCTGGTGCGCTTCGCCCCCCAATCGGCGGCGCTCGCTGCCCGCGAGGGAACGGCGCTAGCAGGTTCAGAAACCGAGGGCGAACAGGCAGATAGCAGTTCTGAGAGTACCGCGCCAGGGGCGGCAGTTATTCGAGTGAAAGCCCACAGCCAGGATCACGAAATGCAAGTAGACCTGGAAATAGGTTCCGGGAGGGCTAATCGCGCCCGCCTAGCGCGCTCCCCGGTACCTCTAAAACAGGTACGAGGTCTGATTGCTACTACGCTGTTCGCTCCCGAAGATTTAGATATTTTACAAGGCGATCCGGCAGCTCGCAGACGTTTCCTCGATGACTTATTGGTGCAACTGTGGCCGGTAGAGGCCGGCACTATCAGTCAGCATCAAAAGATTTTGCGCCAGCGCGGCGCCCTGTTGAAGCAGGCGGCAAAAAAGAAGCGCCGCGGGGCAGATCTATCTTTAGAACTATCTACCCTCGATGTTTGGAATAATCAGTTAGCCCAGGTGGGAGCGCGTTTAATTGCGGGTAGAGTCCGGGCTTTGCAGGCGCTTACCCCTCACGCGGTGCAGGCTTACCTGCTGGTTTTAGGAGAAGAACATCTGGCGAACTCCTCCCAAACCTTGGGATTGTCCTATGTGCCGTCGTTCGCGGCTCCCGCTGATTTGGCTGACCCGCAGGCAGTCGAGGCGGCACTCCGAGAAACTTTCGCGGCTCGCCGCGAGGAAGAACTGATTCGCGGGGTCAACCTGGCAGGTGCGCACCGCGATGATTTAGCGGTGATGTTAGATGCCTTACCGGTGAAGGGGTTTGCTTCCCACGGAGAAACCTGGAGCGCCGCCCTCGCTTTACGCCTAGGACAGTTTGAGCTGTTACGGCAGGTGGGGGAAACTCCCATCCTGATCTTGGATGACGTTTTTGCGGAACTGGATCCTTCCCGCAGATCCGCCCTCCTCGATTTCATGAACCGCGCTGATCAGGTGTTGATTACCGCCACCAGCCGTAAAGATTTACCCCCCGAAATAGAAGCACATTTTTTTGAGGTGCTGCGCGCCGCCCAAGGAACCACCGTCACCCCAATGACCGTATCTGGCGAAGTCAGCGGGGAAGCTCTCCGCGAAGATAACCGGCAGGATCCCTCATGA
- a CDS encoding class I SAM-dependent methyltransferase codes for MVNLGPPPGSITDEQQVGGAARGGNPYTLAGTDYERYRPAYLPAAVRAGLSGLANPQVLDVGAGSGKFTRALVAQGVKVSALEPAASMREMFRESLPQVPLFEGKAEDVADLFAPNTFDALCFAQSWHWVDREAACAAAATVMKPGGRLVIIYNQMNVSFPWVKRLSRVMRSGDVHHPDRVPQVGKQFATPELKLFQWGISIPVAALFALAKTRSSYLKASERGKQHMQSNLRSYLWGDLALDPSQNVTLPYYTLVWVAPKIG; via the coding sequence ATGGTTAATCTAGGTCCGCCTCCTGGAAGTATTACCGATGAGCAGCAGGTTGGCGGAGCTGCGCGCGGAGGAAACCCCTACACTTTGGCCGGAACTGATTATGAACGTTACCGGCCCGCCTATCTACCAGCTGCTGTTCGCGCGGGGCTCTCCGGATTAGCAAACCCCCAAGTTTTAGATGTTGGGGCTGGTAGCGGGAAGTTTACCCGGGCGTTAGTAGCGCAGGGGGTAAAAGTTAGCGCCCTAGAGCCCGCGGCGTCCATGCGGGAAATGTTCCGCGAATCCCTCCCGCAAGTCCCTCTTTTTGAAGGGAAGGCCGAGGACGTCGCCGACTTATTTGCACCCAATACTTTCGATGCGCTTTGTTTTGCGCAATCCTGGCATTGGGTCGATAGGGAGGCGGCTTGCGCAGCCGCGGCCACAGTGATGAAACCCGGCGGACGCCTAGTGATCATCTACAACCAGATGAATGTGTCTTTCCCCTGGGTAAAGCGGCTTTCGCGGGTGATGCGTTCCGGGGATGTGCACCACCCGGACCGAGTGCCGCAAGTAGGAAAACAATTCGCTACCCCGGAGCTGAAACTGTTCCAATGGGGAATATCTATCCCAGTTGCCGCCCTCTTTGCCCTGGCCAAGACCCGCTCTTCCTATCTGAAGGCTAGTGAGCGGGGGAAGCAACATATGCAGAGTAATCTGCGATCGTATCTGTGGGGCGATTTGGCTTTAGACCCCAGCCAAAATGTCACTTTGCCCTATTACACCCTGGTGTGGGTTGCTCCAAAAATTGGCTAG